In Gordonia iterans, the following proteins share a genomic window:
- a CDS encoding YlbL family protein, whose protein sequence is MSLTPAARRLITLGVAAVVVVAFVLIGTFARIPYVALSPGPTVNTLGEMDGKPVVTVAGGVDEDPTGHLNLTTVSLTDGITLFQGIGMWFSGNYQLQPRELYFPKGKTNEEVRQENTRQMAGSEDSATGAALTYLQRPTAVGIGPIADNSPAKGKLEVNDVLMAVDGTPVKTAAEVQEQIRAKKPGETVSLRVNRSGEERTVEVTLAARPDDPAAGYLGVTPKVVSADPNIQITYNVGDIGGPSAGLMLTLAVIDHLTPGDLTGGKFIAGTGTIVPEGEVGAIGGITHKLRAAKDAGAVAFLVPAPNCQEALGDAPDGLELIKVGDVGEAVDALEALDSGKPRPHC, encoded by the coding sequence ATGAGCCTCACCCCAGCAGCCCGGCGGCTGATCACCCTCGGCGTCGCCGCGGTCGTCGTCGTGGCCTTTGTGCTGATCGGCACGTTCGCCCGCATCCCGTACGTCGCGCTCAGCCCGGGACCCACCGTCAACACCCTCGGCGAGATGGACGGCAAGCCGGTCGTCACCGTCGCCGGCGGGGTCGACGAGGACCCGACCGGTCACCTCAACCTGACCACCGTCTCGCTCACCGACGGGATCACCCTGTTCCAGGGCATCGGCATGTGGTTCTCCGGGAACTACCAGCTGCAGCCCCGCGAGCTGTACTTCCCGAAGGGCAAGACCAACGAGGAGGTCCGGCAGGAGAACACCCGCCAGATGGCGGGGTCGGAGGACTCGGCGACCGGTGCGGCGCTGACCTATCTCCAGCGGCCGACCGCGGTCGGGATCGGACCGATCGCCGACAACAGCCCCGCCAAGGGCAAACTCGAGGTGAACGACGTCCTGATGGCGGTCGACGGCACCCCGGTGAAGACCGCCGCAGAGGTGCAGGAGCAGATCCGGGCGAAGAAGCCGGGGGAGACCGTCTCGCTCAGGGTCAACAGGTCGGGCGAGGAGCGGACCGTCGAGGTGACCCTCGCCGCGCGGCCCGACGACCCGGCGGCCGGGTATCTGGGCGTGACCCCGAAAGTGGTCAGCGCCGACCCGAACATCCAGATCACGTACAACGTCGGCGACATCGGCGGCCCGTCGGCCGGTCTCATGCTCACCCTCGCGGTGATCGATCATCTGACGCCGGGAGATCTGACCGGCGGCAAGTTCATCGCCGGGACCGGGACGATCGTGCCCGAGGGCGAGGTGGGGGCGATCGGCGGCATCACGCACAAACTGCGCGCCGCCAAGGACGCCGGTGCGGTCGCCTTCCTGGTTCCCGCGCCCAACTGCCAGGAGGCGCTCGGCGACGCGCCCGACGGGCTGGAACTGATCAAGGTCGGCGACGTCGGCGAGGCCGTCGACGCGCTCGAAGCGCTCGACTCGGGGAAGCCGCGCCCGCACTGCTGA
- a CDS encoding ABC1 kinase family protein gives MSDITRGAGRRNAKLAALPLGMAGRAAAGFGKRLTGKSKDEVSAELMEKTAEQLFAVLGELKGGAMKVGQALSIMEAAIPEEYGEPFREALTKLQAEAPPMPAKTVHSVLDQQLGTRWRQRFTEFDDEPAASASIGQVHKGVWSDGRAVAVKVQYPGADHALKADLKTLSRMSGLIQKLSPGTDAKAMIDELIDRTEDELDYLGEADNQRAFAAAFDGDPDFVVPKIVASAPKVVVSEWIDGTRLSKIITDGTRAQRNDAATKMTTFEFSSPARVGLLHGDPHPGNFFVLDDGRFGVLDFGAIGRYPNGLPPQTGPILALARDQRYDELREVLVKHHFIRPQYASKVTAEDLAKYLQPYVDPLYSDSFHFTRKWLQRAAGKATDLSGDVYKTSRHMNLPKEYVMVFRVLLGCVGIAAQLDAEAPYRAIMYRWVPGLQD, from the coding sequence TTGAGCGACATCACACGGGGGGCGGGACGCCGCAACGCCAAGCTGGCGGCGCTTCCGCTCGGCATGGCCGGACGAGCAGCGGCCGGCTTCGGCAAGCGGCTGACCGGTAAGAGCAAGGACGAGGTCAGCGCTGAGCTGATGGAGAAGACCGCCGAGCAACTGTTCGCCGTCCTCGGCGAGCTCAAGGGCGGCGCGATGAAGGTCGGTCAGGCGCTCTCGATCATGGAGGCCGCGATCCCGGAGGAGTACGGGGAGCCGTTCCGCGAGGCGCTCACCAAGCTGCAGGCCGAGGCGCCGCCGATGCCGGCCAAGACCGTGCACTCAGTGCTCGACCAGCAGCTCGGCACGCGCTGGCGCCAGCGCTTCACCGAGTTCGACGACGAGCCCGCCGCCTCGGCCAGCATCGGTCAGGTCCACAAGGGCGTCTGGTCCGACGGCCGTGCGGTGGCGGTCAAGGTGCAGTATCCGGGTGCCGATCACGCGCTCAAGGCCGACCTCAAGACGCTGAGCCGCATGTCGGGCCTGATCCAGAAGCTCTCCCCCGGCACCGACGCGAAAGCGATGATCGACGAGCTCATCGACCGCACCGAGGACGAACTGGACTATCTCGGCGAGGCCGACAACCAGCGCGCCTTCGCCGCGGCCTTCGACGGCGACCCCGACTTCGTCGTCCCGAAGATCGTCGCCAGCGCACCGAAGGTGGTCGTGTCCGAGTGGATCGACGGCACCCGGCTGAGCAAGATCATCACCGACGGCACCCGCGCGCAGCGCAACGATGCCGCCACCAAGATGACCACCTTCGAGTTCAGTTCGCCGGCCCGCGTGGGACTCCTGCACGGAGATCCGCATCCGGGCAACTTCTTCGTGCTCGACGACGGCCGGTTCGGCGTTCTCGACTTCGGCGCGATCGGCCGCTATCCGAACGGTCTGCCGCCGCAGACGGGGCCGATCCTGGCGCTGGCCCGCGACCAGCGCTACGACGAGCTCCGCGAGGTCCTGGTGAAGCACCACTTCATCCGCCCGCAGTATGCGAGCAAGGTGACCGCCGAAGACCTCGCCAAGTACTTGCAGCCGTATGTCGACCCGCTCTACTCCGACTCGTTCCACTTCACGCGCAAGTGGCTGCAGCGCGCCGCCGGCAAGGCCACGGACCTGTCCGGTGACGTCTACAAGACCTCCCGGCACATGAACCTGCCCAAGGAGTACGTGATGGTCTTCCGGGTACTCCTCGGCTGCGTCGGGATCGCCGCTCAGCTCGATGCGGAGGCGCCGTACCGGGCGATCATGTACCGCTGGGTGCCCGGTCTCCAGGACTGA
- a CDS encoding zinc-dependent metalloprotease codes for MSDLPFGFSSSDGRDDDKRRDGDPQDRQQPSGPSRDQPSGAGAGPFGSAGPFGPGGFDPAALGGAGFDPSMLGQMFTQLGQMFSGMGAPGSAGSGPVNYDTAVALARQQIGDFRPMLATEEKAVADAVRLAELWLDEQTTLPTGLTATHAWTPVDWLEQTLPTWKALCDPIAASLSNGWQDSLPEEAKAMAGPMLGMMSGLGGMMFGTQLGQGLGHLATGVLTSTDIGLPLAPQGTGALLPEAIAKFAEGLDLPGQEIVVFLAAREAAHQRLFSGVGWLRQRLLSTVEEYARGIRMDMSGLEQLGGGIDPQELLGDPSKLEELMGQAAAFEPQTSPEQQAALNRLETLLALIEGWVEHVVSAALGERIPSTAALAETMRRRRASGGPAEQTFATLIGLDLRPRKLREAADLWRQLGEASDVATRDGVWAHPDLLPDGDDLDHPAGFIDRVIGGGTGTFDDPMAELERTIEEERRQRGDDA; via the coding sequence ATGAGTGACTTGCCCTTCGGTTTCTCCTCGTCAGACGGCCGGGACGACGACAAGCGCCGCGACGGCGATCCGCAGGATCGGCAGCAACCGTCGGGCCCGTCGCGGGACCAGCCGTCCGGAGCGGGCGCGGGCCCCTTCGGGTCCGCCGGACCGTTCGGCCCCGGCGGATTCGACCCGGCCGCGCTCGGCGGCGCCGGATTCGACCCGTCGATGCTCGGTCAGATGTTCACCCAGCTCGGCCAGATGTTCTCCGGCATGGGCGCGCCCGGGTCGGCCGGTTCCGGCCCGGTGAACTACGACACCGCGGTGGCCCTGGCCCGCCAGCAGATCGGCGACTTCCGCCCGATGCTGGCGACCGAGGAGAAGGCCGTCGCCGACGCCGTGCGGCTGGCCGAACTGTGGCTCGACGAACAGACGACGCTGCCGACCGGGCTCACCGCCACCCATGCGTGGACGCCGGTGGACTGGCTCGAGCAGACGCTGCCGACGTGGAAGGCGCTGTGCGACCCGATCGCCGCGTCGCTCTCCAACGGCTGGCAAGACAGCCTCCCCGAAGAGGCCAAGGCGATGGCCGGACCGATGCTCGGCATGATGTCCGGGCTCGGCGGAATGATGTTCGGCACACAGCTGGGCCAGGGTCTTGGTCACCTCGCGACCGGTGTCCTCACCTCCACCGACATCGGCCTGCCGCTGGCGCCGCAGGGCACCGGAGCCCTGCTGCCGGAGGCGATCGCCAAGTTCGCCGAGGGCCTGGATCTGCCCGGGCAGGAGATCGTGGTCTTCCTCGCTGCCCGCGAAGCCGCCCACCAGCGCCTGTTCTCCGGTGTCGGCTGGCTGCGCCAGCGGCTGCTGTCGACCGTCGAGGAGTACGCCCGCGGGATCCGGATGGACATGAGCGGTCTGGAGCAACTGGGCGGCGGCATCGATCCGCAGGAACTGCTCGGCGATCCGTCCAAGCTCGAGGAGTTGATGGGTCAGGCGGCCGCGTTCGAACCGCAGACCAGCCCGGAGCAGCAGGCCGCGCTCAATCGCCTGGAGACGCTCCTGGCCCTGATCGAGGGCTGGGTGGAGCACGTGGTGTCTGCGGCGCTCGGCGAGCGGATCCCGTCGACCGCGGCCCTCGCCGAGACCATGCGCCGTCGTCGTGCCTCGGGCGGTCCGGCCGAGCAGACGTTCGCGACCCTGATCGGCCTGGATCTGCGCCCCCGCAAGCTGCGGGAGGCGGCGGACCTGTGGCGTCAGCTGGGCGAGGCGTCCGACGTAGCGACCCGTGACGGCGTGTGGGCGCATCCGGACCTGCTGCCCGACGGCGACGACCTGGACCACCCGGCCGGCTTCATCGACCGGGTGATCGGCGGCGGCACCGGGACGTTCGACGATCCGATGGCCGAGCTGGAACGCACCATCGAAGAGGAGCGCAGGCAGCGCGGCGACGACGCCTGA
- a CDS encoding MFS transporter yields MTITLPTHRALTATVFFVNFRVALDMSLVNIALPSIRSDLGFTESGLQCLGGHRIGRRNASALVSGIVNSARQLGGTIGLAVLVTLASTFDAPRDGYRMGFAVGAVFLVVGSLAAWAILSDRDSVERAGTPRP; encoded by the coding sequence ATGACGATCACGCTGCCCACCCACCGCGCACTGACGGCGACGGTGTTCTTCGTGAACTTCCGCGTCGCCCTGGACATGTCGCTGGTGAACATCGCGCTGCCCTCGATACGGAGCGATCTGGGGTTCACCGAGAGCGGGCTGCAGTGTCTGGGCGGGCACCGGATCGGCCGGCGTAACGCGTCGGCGCTGGTGTCCGGAATCGTCAATTCCGCACGCCAGCTCGGCGGCACCATCGGGCTCGCGGTGCTCGTGACGCTGGCCAGCACGTTCGACGCGCCGCGCGACGGCTACCGCATGGGCTTCGCCGTGGGCGCGGTGTTCCTGGTCGTCGGGAGTCTGGCGGCGTGGGCGATCCTGTCCGACCGGGACTCCGTGGAGCGGGCCGGCACGCCACGGCCGTAG
- a CDS encoding PPA1309 family protein, protein MSFSQADLGNALAQCAAYAKDLPWGSPDLLFGLAPTALLAAQAPELVDGDDDSALSPVLQDPEDPYADTETLLATLSWPDAVAGCALVTEITVVPPDDAAGARRRARLIAGALRTGSRLALLDVEPAEDDDPATAHHLRTHADLAPELLDALAATFDDAD, encoded by the coding sequence GTGAGCTTCTCCCAGGCCGATCTCGGCAACGCCCTCGCCCAATGCGCCGCCTACGCCAAGGACCTCCCGTGGGGGTCGCCGGACCTGTTGTTCGGGCTCGCGCCGACCGCGCTGCTCGCCGCGCAGGCACCGGAGCTGGTCGACGGCGACGACGACTCCGCGCTCTCTCCGGTCCTGCAGGACCCGGAGGATCCCTACGCCGACACCGAGACCCTGCTGGCCACGCTGAGCTGGCCGGACGCGGTGGCCGGCTGCGCTCTGGTCACCGAGATCACCGTCGTGCCGCCGGACGATGCCGCCGGCGCACGACGACGGGCGCGCCTGATCGCGGGGGCGCTGCGCACCGGCTCGCGGCTGGCGCTGCTCGACGTCGAACCGGCCGAGGACGACGACCCGGCCACGGCGCACCACCTGCGCACGCACGCGGATCTGGCGCCGGAACTGCTCGACGCTCTCGCGGCGACGTTCGACGACGCCGACTGA